ACATCTCAAACGGATCTATACGATCCCCGTCTACGGACTGGGCGTGCTTCCGGGCACGGACGAGGGCGGCATTTACACCCTCAACGCGGCGCGGTCGTTCCAGACGTTCGTCCGCGAAGTCGACAACCTGCTGGTCTTTGACAACGACTCGTGGCGACAGACCGGCGAGTCCGTCGAAGGCGGCTACGATCAGATCAACGAGGAGATCGTCCGTCGATTCGGGATCCTCTTCGGTGCCGGCGAAGTCGGCGAGGGCCAGGAAGTCGCCGAAAGCGTCGTCGACTCCTCCGAGATCATCAACACCCTCTCGGGTGGCGGCGTCTCGACGGTCGGCTTTGCGAGCGAGGAAGTCGACCTGAATACGAGCGGTGGACTGCTCTCGCGGTTCACCGGAAACGACGGCGGTAACGACGGCCTGGACGCCGCGAACACGACGAATCGTATTACGAGTCTCGTCCGCAAGGCCGCACTCGGTCGGCTGACGCTCCCCTGTGAGATCGAAGGCACCGAACGTGCCCTGCTCGTCCTCTCCGGCCCGCCGGAGTATCTCAACCGGAAAGGCATCGAACGCGGCCGCAAGTGGCTCGAGGAGGAAACCGGCAGTATGGAAGTCCGCGGTGGCGACTTCCCGCGCGGAGAGCCCGAGGTCGCCGCAGCGATCTTGCTTTCGGGCGTGACGAACGTGCCGCGAATCAAGCGACTCCAGCAGGTCGCGATCGAGGCACAGGATAACATGGACGACATCCAGAACGAAAGCGAAGAGAACTTAGAAGAACTCGTCGAAGACGACGAGGACGAACTCGAGCCGCTGTTCTAGGCTCAGACCGTTTCGCGGCTCGAACGCGCCAGCGACTGCACTCGTGTCGGGGGGCACGATGGCGGTCACGCGACTGGCGGTATCGACGCGTTGTTGACGGGTATCGGTGGGGATAGTTCGAGTTCGACGTGTTTTTGGAGCCGTCGGGACTACGCTCGGTAGATGCGCGTCGTCGTCCCGTTCGCCGCGACCGACCCGAAGACGCGGCTCGAGTCCGTCCTCGCCGCTCCAGAGCGATCGACGTTCGCTCGCGCCATGCTGGCGGACGTCCTGCGTTCGGTCGTCGAGGCGGGCCACGAGCCGCGGGTCGTGTCGACGGCCCCCCTCGATCTCGACGACCTCGCGCTTCCGGATCGCGTTCTCGAGTCGGTTTCGGTCACCGTCGACGATCGGTCGTTGACGGAGGCGGTCAACGCGCGGCTTCCGAGCGCCGGCGGTGACGACGCCGTAGCCGTCGTCATGTCCGATCTCGCACTCGCGACGCCCGACGCGCTCGAGGCCCTCGTCTCGCAGGACGCTGGCGTTACCATCGCACCCGGCCGGAGCGGTGGTACCAACGCGCTCGTCGTCCGCCACCCCGCGTTTCGAGTGGACTACCACGGCGCGTCCTATCTGGACCACTGCGAAATCGCCCGGGAGGAAGGGCTGTGCCTCGAGACGGCCGACTCCTTCCGGCTGGCGACCGATATCGACGAGCCGGCGGACCTCGTCGAGGTGCTCGTTCACGGCGACGATACCGCCCGCGCGCCGGCCTGTCTCCGCAGATTCGGGTTCGAACTCGACACGCGGAGCGGGCGCGTCGATGTCGTCCGATCCGAGGAGTCGCCGACGCATCGCTCCGGGTCGAAGTGAAGTCTTATGTGTCGAGCGACGCCACTCTGAGGTAATGTTCCCCGGGGCGAGCGAGTACGGTGTCGACATCTCGATCGACGACGCGGCGGCCGACGACCTCCTGACGGTCTCACCCGACGACGTCGAGGCGCCGCCGGCGTTGACCTTCTCGCGAAACGTCTTCGTCCCGCTGACGACGGCGTGTCGCTACACCTGTACCTACTGTACCTACTTCGACGCGCCGGGAAACGCGTCGCTGCTCTCGCTCGAGGAAGTCCGCGACATCTGTGCGCGCGGGGCCGACGCGGGCTGTACGGAGGCGCTCTTCACGTTCGGCGACGACCCCGACGAGCGCTACACCGAGATCCACGAGCAACTCGAAGCGTGGGGTCACGACTCGATACACACCTACCTGCGCGAGGCCTGCGAGGTCGCCCTCGAGGAAGGACTCCTTCCCCACGCCAATCCCGGCGACCAGACGATCGCGCAGATGGAAACGGTCGCGGACGTCAACGCCAGCATGGGCGTGATGCTCGAGACGACCGCCGAAGTCGGCGCTCACGCCGGCCCGCGGCGGAAAGAGCCGGGCCAGCGCCTGCGCACCCTCGAGAACGCGGGCCGACTCGACGTCGCCTTTACGACCGGTATTCTGGTCGGTATCGGCGAGACGTGGCGCGACCGCGCGGAGAGCCTGCTCGCGATTCGTGAGATGCACGAGCGCTACGATCACATCCAGGAGGTGATCGTCCAGCCCGTGATGAACAACGAGCGCTGGTCGGACGGCTCGCCCGACCTCGAGACGATGCGCCGGGTGACGGCGATGGCTCGGGTCGCCCTGCCGGAGGAAATCTCCGTGCAGGTCCCGCCGAATCTCGCGCCCGCCCGCGACCTGATCGACTGCGGCGTCGACGATCTCGG
The genomic region above belongs to Natronorubrum halophilum and contains:
- a CDS encoding tubulin/FtsZ family protein → MKLAMIGFGQAGGKIVDRFLDYDDRTGSGIVRAAIAVNSAKADLMGLTNIPQENRVLIGQARVKGHGVGADNELGAEIAEEDIDEVQNAIDAIPTHEVDAFLVVSGMGGGTGSGGAPVLAKHLKRIYTIPVYGLGVLPGTDEGGIYTLNAARSFQTFVREVDNLLVFDNDSWRQTGESVEGGYDQINEEIVRRFGILFGAGEVGEGQEVAESVVDSSEIINTLSGGGVSTVGFASEEVDLNTSGGLLSRFTGNDGGNDGLDAANTTNRITSLVRKAALGRLTLPCEIEGTERALLVLSGPPEYLNRKGIERGRKWLEEETGSMEVRGGDFPRGEPEVAAAILLSGVTNVPRIKRLQQVAIEAQDNMDDIQNESEENLEELVEDDEDELEPLF
- the cofC gene encoding 2-phospho-L-lactate guanylyltransferase, with the protein product MRVVVPFAATDPKTRLESVLAAPERSTFARAMLADVLRSVVEAGHEPRVVSTAPLDLDDLALPDRVLESVSVTVDDRSLTEAVNARLPSAGGDDAVAVVMSDLALATPDALEALVSQDAGVTIAPGRSGGTNALVVRHPAFRVDYHGASYLDHCEIAREEGLCLETADSFRLATDIDEPADLVEVLVHGDDTARAPACLRRFGFELDTRSGRVDVVRSEESPTHRSGSK
- the cofG gene encoding 7,8-didemethyl-8-hydroxy-5-deazariboflavin synthase subunit CofG encodes the protein MFPGASEYGVDISIDDAAADDLLTVSPDDVEAPPALTFSRNVFVPLTTACRYTCTYCTYFDAPGNASLLSLEEVRDICARGADAGCTEALFTFGDDPDERYTEIHEQLEAWGHDSIHTYLREACEVALEEGLLPHANPGDQTIAQMETVADVNASMGVMLETTAEVGAHAGPRRKEPGQRLRTLENAGRLDVAFTTGILVGIGETWRDRAESLLAIREMHERYDHIQEVIVQPVMNNERWSDGSPDLETMRRVTAMARVALPEEISVQVPPNLAPARDLIDCGVDDLGGVSPITDDHINPDYTWPALRELEEIAASADLPLGERLPVYERFLPDDLRTDGFDGVAADGTAGADGGAEAANGGRDPNANREWISPTIRAALEDDDEAGKRYRAVLRSETTAVSR